In a single window of the Streptococcus ilei genome:
- a CDS encoding GNAT family N-acetyltransferase, protein MIQAINTLNDHQLLEVKALIAACQNYDGTFREPYLSNMLNFDPNMPAFFLYYEKGELVGLLTVYADDLDVEVAILVHPNHRCQGIARALYRSFEKETASYPIESVTFQTERIFLERHPDFASNWGLVEDEETETWLGKDRRPYPLANVSNLEVLLADRSYQDQISQLKFQAFSEDHESREVVDRYVAKALKDPESLLYILLKNGQVIGTCTVDLSSNTNYLFGLAIAELERGKGYGTYLAKSLINQLIEQNDKAFQIAVEDSNLGAKRLYEKIGFVKQTQVVYLKPKV, encoded by the coding sequence ATGATTCAAGCAATCAATACATTGAATGACCACCAACTATTGGAAGTCAAGGCCCTGATTGCTGCCTGTCAGAACTATGACGGAACTTTTCGGGAGCCCTATCTCTCTAACATGCTTAATTTTGACCCAAATATGCCCGCCTTTTTCCTTTATTATGAAAAAGGCGAACTTGTTGGCCTATTAACAGTCTATGCAGATGACCTAGATGTGGAAGTGGCGATACTGGTCCACCCCAACCATCGTTGTCAAGGCATTGCGCGGGCTTTGTATAGAAGTTTTGAGAAAGAAACGGCCTCTTATCCAATTGAGTCTGTTACCTTTCAGACTGAGCGTATTTTTCTAGAGCGCCATCCTGATTTCGCCAGCAACTGGGGACTGGTTGAGGATGAAGAGACAGAAACTTGGTTAGGTAAGGATAGAAGACCTTATCCGTTAGCAAATGTTTCCAATCTGGAAGTTTTGTTAGCAGATCGTTCGTATCAGGATCAAATTAGTCAGTTAAAATTTCAGGCATTCTCAGAGGACCATGAATCTAGAGAAGTTGTGGATAGATATGTCGCTAAAGCTCTGAAGGATCCAGAAAGTCTCCTATATATTTTATTAAAAAACGGTCAGGTTATTGGAACTTGCACGGTTGATTTGTCGAGTAATACGAATTACCTCTTTGGCTTGGCAATAGCTGAACTTGAACGTGGAAAAGGCTATGGAACTTATCTAGCAAAATCCCTTATCAACCAACTGATTGAGCAAAATGACAAGGCATTTCAGATTGCCGTAGAAGACAGCAACCTAGGTGCAAAACGCTTGTATGAAAAGATTGGCTTTGTCAAACAGACCCAGGTGGTTTATCTGAAACCAAAAGTGTAG
- the cysE gene encoding serine O-acetyltransferase, with product MGWWRETIDIVKENDPAARTSLEVLLTYPGVKALAAHRVSHFLWNHGFKLLARMHSQFWRFWTQIEIHPGATIASGVFIDHGAGLVIGETAIVEKGAMLYHGVTLGGTGKDIGKRHPTVREGALVSAHAQVIGPIEIGAKAKVGAGAVVVSDVPSDVTVVGVPAKIVRVHGKKDEPIIHQEEEKREYYVNKMEHAKEASHRSSSL from the coding sequence ATGGGATGGTGGCGTGAAACCATTGATATTGTAAAAGAAAATGACCCAGCAGCACGTACCTCGCTGGAAGTCCTCTTGACCTATCCTGGGGTAAAAGCTCTAGCTGCTCACCGTGTTTCTCACTTTTTGTGGAATCATGGTTTTAAGCTCTTGGCGCGGATGCATAGTCAGTTCTGGCGTTTTTGGACCCAGATTGAGATCCATCCAGGTGCGACCATTGCTTCAGGTGTCTTTATCGACCATGGAGCAGGCCTTGTCATCGGGGAAACGGCTATTGTTGAAAAAGGAGCCATGCTCTACCACGGGGTGACCCTTGGAGGAACTGGGAAGGATATCGGCAAACGCCATCCAACGGTCCGTGAAGGAGCCTTGGTCTCCGCTCATGCCCAGGTCATCGGCCCAATTGAGATTGGAGCCAAGGCCAAAGTAGGAGCAGGAGCGGTTGTGGTCTCCGATGTACCGAGTGATGTGACCGTTGTCGGAGTCCCTGCCAAGATTGTTCGGGTTCACGGCAAAAAGGATGAGCCAATCATTCACCAAGAAGAAGAAAAACGCGAATACTACGTGAATAAGATGGAGCACGCCAAGGAAGCCAGTCATCGGTCTTCTAGCTTGTAA
- the pnp gene encoding polyribonucleotide nucleotidyltransferase → MVKQVFKTTFAGRELIVETGQVAKQANGSVVVRYGESTVLTAAVMSKKMATGDFFPLQVNYEEKMYAAGKFPGGFMKREGRPSTDATLTARLIDRPIRPMFAEGFRNEVQVINTVLSYDENASAPMAAMFGSSLALSISDIPFDGPIAGVQVGYVDGEIIINPTQEQAERSLLELTVAGTKHAINMVESGAKELSEEIMLEALLKGHEAVKELIAFQEEIVAAVGKEKAEVELLHVDEELQAEIIAAYNSDLQKAVQVEEKLAREAATQAVKDQVTAVYEEKYADHEEFDRIMRDVAEILEQMEHAEVRRLITEDKVRPDGRKVDEIRPLEAVVDFVPRVHGSGLFTRGQTQALSTLTLAPMGETQIIDGLDPEYKKRFMHHYNFPQYSVGETGRYGAPGRREIGHGALGERALEQVLPSLEEFPYAIRLVAEVLESNGSSSQASICAGTLALMAGGVPIKAPVAGIAMGLISDGSNYTVLTDIQGLEDHFGDMDFKVAGTRDGITALQMDIKIQGITAEILTEALAQAKKARFEILDVIEETIPEVRPELAPTAPKIDTIKIDVDKIKIVIGKGGETIDKIIAETGVKIDIDEEGNVSIYSSDQAAINRAKEIIAGLVREAKVDEVYHAKVVRIEKFGAFVNLFDKTDALVHISEMAWTRTNRVEDLVEIGDEVDVKVIKIDEKGRVDASMKALLPRPPKPEHAEEKGDKAHRHGDRPRHHKPKKDFAKDASQETKE, encoded by the coding sequence ATGGTAAAACAAGTGTTTAAAACGACTTTTGCGGGTCGTGAGTTGATCGTAGAGACTGGCCAGGTTGCCAAGCAAGCAAATGGTTCTGTTGTCGTACGTTACGGTGAGTCAACTGTCTTGACGGCAGCTGTCATGTCTAAGAAGATGGCAACTGGGGATTTCTTCCCACTCCAAGTCAATTACGAAGAAAAAATGTATGCAGCTGGGAAGTTCCCTGGTGGCTTTATGAAGCGGGAAGGACGTCCTTCAACAGATGCGACTTTGACAGCGCGTTTGATTGACCGTCCGATCCGTCCGATGTTTGCGGAAGGTTTCCGTAACGAAGTGCAAGTCATCAATACTGTCCTTTCTTACGATGAAAATGCCTCTGCACCAATGGCAGCCATGTTTGGTTCATCCTTGGCCTTGTCTATCTCAGATATTCCATTTGACGGCCCAATCGCTGGAGTACAAGTAGGTTATGTCGATGGGGAAATCATCATCAACCCAACCCAAGAACAAGCAGAGCGCTCGCTTCTTGAATTGACAGTAGCTGGTACCAAGCACGCTATCAACATGGTAGAGTCTGGTGCCAAAGAATTGTCAGAAGAAATCATGTTGGAAGCTCTTTTGAAAGGGCATGAAGCCGTTAAAGAATTGATTGCCTTCCAAGAAGAAATCGTTGCGGCAGTCGGCAAAGAAAAAGCAGAAGTTGAATTGCTTCATGTAGATGAGGAATTGCAAGCTGAAATCATCGCAGCCTACAACAGTGACCTTCAAAAAGCGGTCCAAGTAGAAGAAAAATTGGCTCGTGAAGCTGCAACTCAAGCAGTCAAAGACCAAGTCACAGCCGTTTACGAAGAAAAATATGCAGACCACGAAGAATTTGACCGTATCATGCGGGATGTGGCTGAAATCTTGGAACAAATGGAACACGCAGAAGTGCGCCGTTTGATTACAGAAGACAAGGTTCGTCCTGACGGTCGTAAGGTCGATGAAATCCGTCCTTTGGAAGCGGTTGTTGACTTCGTTCCCCGTGTGCACGGTTCAGGTCTCTTTACTCGTGGACAAACGCAGGCCCTTTCTACCTTGACGTTGGCGCCAATGGGTGAAACGCAAATCATCGATGGTTTGGATCCAGAGTACAAGAAACGCTTTATGCACCACTATAACTTCCCACAATACTCTGTTGGTGAAACGGGTCGTTACGGTGCGCCTGGTCGTCGTGAGATTGGTCACGGTGCTCTTGGTGAGCGTGCTCTTGAGCAAGTCTTGCCAAGCTTGGAAGAATTCCCATACGCGATCCGTCTGGTAGCAGAAGTCTTGGAATCAAACGGTTCTTCTTCTCAAGCCTCTATCTGTGCGGGAACGCTTGCCCTTATGGCTGGTGGTGTGCCAATCAAGGCGCCAGTAGCAGGGATTGCCATGGGACTGATTTCTGATGGAAGTAACTATACCGTATTGACAGATATCCAAGGTTTGGAAGACCACTTTGGAGATATGGACTTTAAGGTTGCAGGTACGCGTGACGGGATTACAGCCCTTCAAATGGATATCAAGATCCAAGGGATTACTGCAGAAATCTTGACGGAGGCTCTTGCTCAAGCCAAGAAAGCTCGTTTTGAAATTCTTGATGTGATTGAAGAAACGATTCCAGAAGTTCGTCCAGAATTGGCTCCAACTGCTCCGAAAATTGATACCATCAAGATTGATGTGGACAAGATCAAGATTGTCATCGGTAAAGGTGGAGAAACCATCGACAAGATCATCGCTGAAACAGGCGTTAAGATTGATATCGACGAAGAAGGTAACGTGTCTATCTACTCGAGTGATCAAGCTGCGATTAACCGTGCCAAAGAAATCATTGCTGGCTTGGTTCGTGAAGCGAAAGTGGATGAAGTTTACCATGCCAAAGTGGTTCGGATTGAGAAATTTGGTGCCTTTGTAAACCTCTTTGATAAGACAGATGCCCTCGTTCATATCTCTGAAATGGCTTGGACACGTACCAACCGTGTCGAAGACTTGGTAGAAATCGGTGATGAAGTGGATGTCAAGGTAATTAAGATCGATGAAAAAGGCCGTGTCGATGCTTCGATGAAGGCTCTTCTTCCTCGTCCACCAAAACCAGAACATGCAGAAGAAAAAGGGGATAAGGCTCATCGTCATGGTGATCGTCCTCGTCACCACAAACCAAAAAAAGACTTTGCTAAAGATGCAAGCCAAGAAACGAAAGAATAA
- a CDS encoding DUF6287 domain-containing protein: protein MKKIYKVSLAAMTLLTLVACGPKRRPRTQPSTVQSEVADGKETKKTSSGHEYYQTVLERYQAYSRAIEAGDSAGLETKLKEIDPQSDEYVYARYLQTLGRKPSLSYFYTDLDKDGRDELLIGNGQTVSAIYYLKGQQPELLHTAFVASSGGSRSGFQIFEDGSVIYASFSSLQPEVNLIHYKFQKGKLETVNQIQIKNGDGQKPEKALGITAKELDQAKFGWKELETGKKATSQASNSESQTSSFQVRVGVSDLRIRKEASIKGEEVGMIPQGVYTITEKVSADGYTWGKLQSGQGWIALEFTTRVEGSNAATSNKGSVGMNIQEIQNGDFSSISGTWRNGLGWTLEFDKDGLTGNQFFTDGSGVVNNINPDHSYITGAIHSSKPNTAGGAAISFLPAGTSIKPDSNQNSDPSDTKKDRIWIGQQYIWNPEDFFYRVD, encoded by the coding sequence ATGAAAAAAATCTATAAAGTTAGCTTGGCAGCGATGACGTTGCTAACCCTGGTGGCATGTGGACCTAAGCGACGTCCTCGGACGCAACCTTCTACAGTTCAGAGTGAAGTAGCAGATGGAAAAGAAACTAAGAAAACATCGTCTGGGCATGAGTACTATCAAACGGTTCTTGAACGTTATCAGGCCTACTCTAGGGCTATCGAGGCAGGTGATAGTGCAGGTTTAGAGACCAAACTAAAAGAAATAGATCCTCAATCCGATGAGTATGTTTATGCTAGGTATCTTCAAACCCTGGGTAGAAAACCAAGTCTTTCTTATTTTTATACGGATTTGGATAAAGATGGGCGGGATGAGCTCTTGATTGGAAATGGCCAAACAGTATCAGCGATTTATTATCTAAAAGGCCAGCAACCAGAATTGCTACATACGGCTTTTGTAGCTTCCTCTGGCGGTTCTCGTTCAGGTTTCCAAATTTTTGAGGATGGTTCAGTCATTTATGCTAGCTTTTCGTCTCTTCAACCAGAGGTGAATCTAATTCATTACAAGTTCCAAAAAGGAAAGCTTGAGACTGTCAATCAGATCCAAATAAAAAATGGGGACGGCCAGAAGCCAGAAAAAGCCTTGGGGATTACAGCAAAAGAATTGGATCAAGCAAAATTTGGATGGAAAGAACTAGAGACCGGTAAGAAGGCGACGAGCCAAGCAAGTAACTCAGAGTCGCAAACAAGTAGTTTTCAAGTCCGCGTAGGAGTTTCAGATCTTCGGATTCGTAAAGAAGCATCGATCAAGGGAGAGGAAGTTGGAATGATCCCACAAGGTGTTTATACGATCACAGAGAAGGTTTCAGCTGACGGTTATACCTGGGGAAAGCTCCAGTCTGGCCAGGGGTGGATTGCGCTTGAATTCACGACGAGAGTGGAAGGTTCTAATGCGGCTACCTCAAATAAGGGAAGTGTCGGGATGAATATTCAAGAGATTCAGAACGGAGATTTTTCAAGTATTTCGGGGACTTGGCGAAATGGCTTGGGATGGACTTTGGAATTTGATAAAGATGGCTTGACCGGAAATCAATTTTTTACAGATGGTAGTGGGGTCGTCAATAACATTAATCCTGATCATAGCTATATTACTGGAGCTATCCACAGTTCAAAACCGAATACAGCTGGTGGAGCAGCAATTTCGTTTTTACCAGCAGGGACATCTATCAAACCAGATAGTAACCAGAATAGTGATCCGTCAGATACTAAAAAAGATCGAATTTGGATTGGGCAGCAGTACATTTGGAACCCAGAGGACTTCTTCTATCGTGTGGATTAA
- the pepF gene encoding oligoendopeptidase F: MELKKRSEFPENELWDLTALYQDQEDFLRAIEKTREEINEFVRNYKGKLHTFEDFEAAFAVLEQIQIQLSHIGNYSFMPQTTDFGDEAFAEIAQAGMDFETWASVELSFFDDALVEADEDVLERLGKLPHLTSAIRQAKIKKAHYLGADVEKTLTNLGEVFYGPQDIYTKMRAGDFEMADFEVDGKVYKNSFVTYENFYQNHENAEVREKAFRSFSEGLRKHQNTAAATYLAQVKSEKLISDMRGYDSVFDYLLAEQEVDRSMFDRQIDLIMKDFAPVAQKFLKHVAKVNGLEKMTFADWKLDLDSALNPDVTIDDAYDLVMKSVAPLGEEYSREIARYQTERWVDFAANEGKDSGGYAADPYRVHPYVLMSWTGRMSDVYTLIHEIGHSGQFIFSDNNQSYFNAHMSTYYVEAPSTFNELLLSDYLEQQFDDPRQKRFALAHRLTDTYFHNFITHLLEAAFQRKVYTLIEEGGTFGASKLNSIMKEVLTEFWGDAVEIDDDAALTWMRQSHYYMGLYSYTYSAGLVISTAGYLHLKNSENGAKDWLDLLKSGGSKTPLESAMIIGADISTDKPLRDTIQFLSDTVDQIIAYSEELGE; the protein is encoded by the coding sequence ATGGAATTAAAAAAACGTTCTGAATTTCCTGAGAACGAACTCTGGGATCTCACAGCCCTCTACCAAGACCAGGAAGACTTCTTACGTGCCATTGAAAAGACGCGTGAGGAAATCAATGAATTTGTCCGCAACTACAAGGGCAAGCTCCACACTTTTGAAGACTTTGAAGCTGCCTTTGCGGTCTTGGAACAGATTCAGATCCAACTCAGCCACATCGGCAACTACAGCTTTATGCCACAAACGACGGACTTTGGTGATGAAGCTTTTGCTGAAATTGCCCAAGCGGGGATGGATTTCGAAACTTGGGCCAGCGTCGAGCTTTCCTTCTTTGATGATGCCTTAGTCGAAGCGGATGAAGATGTCCTCGAGCGCCTAGGGAAACTCCCTCATCTTACGTCTGCTATTCGCCAAGCTAAAATCAAAAAAGCTCACTACTTGGGAGCTGATGTGGAAAAGACTTTGACTAACCTTGGTGAAGTCTTCTACGGACCACAAGACATCTACACCAAGATGCGAGCAGGTGACTTTGAAATGGCTGATTTTGAAGTGGATGGAAAAGTTTACAAGAATAGCTTTGTCACCTATGAAAACTTCTACCAAAACCATGAGAATGCAGAAGTCCGTGAAAAAGCCTTTCGTTCCTTCTCAGAAGGATTGCGCAAGCACCAAAACACTGCTGCTGCCACCTATCTAGCCCAAGTCAAGTCTGAAAAACTGATCTCAGATATGCGAGGCTACGACTCTGTCTTTGACTATCTCTTGGCTGAGCAAGAAGTGGATCGTTCTATGTTTGACCGTCAGATTGACCTCATCATGAAAGACTTCGCTCCGGTCGCTCAAAAATTCCTCAAACACGTGGCCAAGGTCAACGGCCTTGAAAAAATGACCTTTGCTGATTGGAAGTTGGACTTGGACAGCGCGCTCAACCCAGATGTCACCATTGATGACGCTTATGACTTGGTCATGAAATCTGTGGCACCACTTGGTGAAGAATATTCTCGCGAAATCGCCCGCTACCAAACCGAACGTTGGGTCGACTTTGCGGCCAACGAAGGCAAGGATTCCGGTGGTTATGCGGCTGACCCCTATCGCGTCCATCCTTATGTCCTGATGAGTTGGACAGGGCGCATGAGCGATGTTTATACCCTGATCCACGAGATCGGACACTCTGGTCAATTCATCTTCTCAGACAACAACCAAAGCTACTTCAACGCCCACATGTCGACTTACTATGTGGAAGCTCCTTCTACCTTTAACGAGCTCCTCCTTAGCGACTACTTGGAACAGCAGTTTGACGACCCTCGTCAAAAACGCTTTGCCCTAGCTCACCGTTTGACAGACACCTACTTCCACAACTTCATCACCCACTTGCTGGAAGCAGCCTTCCAACGCAAGGTCTATACTCTGATCGAAGAAGGTGGGACCTTTGGAGCTAGTAAGCTCAACAGCATCATGAAGGAAGTCTTGACCGAATTCTGGGGCGACGCTGTAGAAATCGATGATGATGCAGCTTTAACCTGGATGCGCCAAAGCCACTACTACATGGGGCTATACAGCTATACCTACTCAGCTGGCCTAGTTATCTCAACCGCCGGTTACCTGCATTTGAAGAACTCCGAAAATGGCGCCAAAGATTGGCTGGACCTTCTCAAATCTGGTGGCAGCAAGACCCCACTTGAGTCTGCTATGATTATCGGAGCAGATATCTCAACGGACAAACCACTCCGTGATACGATTCAGTTCTTGTCTGATACGGTTGATCAGATTATCGCTTATAGTGAAGAGTTGGGAGAGTAA
- a CDS encoding excalibur calcium-binding domain-containing protein, with product MKKGLFFMVATILLVGACSTETEVPKDKTKTQVSLVQKTNNKNNDEVSKEKVKEAKKAEEAKKAEEAKKAEEAKKAEEAKKAEEAKKAEEAKKAEEVKKAEEAKKAEEAEKAVQTLEANQVTENVAPAQAAISNVADQGIKDSLTYRVGLVQNAINIRAQQAAEAEQARQAQQAAEAEQARQAQQQQAFASQPQQGAYRNCREARAAGAAPLYRGQPGYGSHLDRDGDGVACE from the coding sequence ATGAAAAAAGGATTATTTTTTATGGTTGCTACTATACTATTAGTAGGGGCGTGTTCAACGGAGACGGAGGTCCCCAAGGATAAAACGAAAACGCAAGTCAGTCTTGTACAGAAGACAAATAACAAGAACAATGATGAGGTAAGTAAAGAAAAAGTTAAAGAAGCGAAAAAGGCTGAAGAAGCAAAAAAAGCCGAAGAAGCGAAAAAGGCTGAAGAAGCAAAAAAAGCTGAGGAAGCGAAAAAGGCTGAAGAAGCAAAAAAAGCTGAGGAAGCGAAAAAAGCTGAGGAAGTGAAAAAGGCTGAAGAAGCAAAAAAGGCTGAAGAAGCTGAGAAAGCCGTTCAAACATTAGAAGCGAACCAAGTAACTGAAAACGTTGCTCCTGCTCAAGCCGCTATCTCAAATGTAGCAGATCAAGGAATAAAAGATAGCTTAACTTACCGAGTGGGATTAGTACAAAATGCTATTAATATCCGAGCGCAACAAGCTGCTGAAGCTGAACAAGCTCGACAAGCACAACAAGCTGCCGAAGCTGAACAAGCTCGACAAGCGCAACAACAACAAGCATTTGCTTCACAACCTCAACAAGGGGCTTATAGAAATTGTCGTGAAGCACGCGCGGCAGGTGCTGCACCACTTTACAGAGGACAACCTGGATATGGTTCTCATCTTGATAGAGATGGTGACGGTGTTGCCTGTGAATAA
- a CDS encoding thioredoxin domain-containing protein, whose protein sequence is MNKKFLTILLSISLLLLAFLFLIVRKKEVNTPTTYKEAIQYVQKVSLSDIRSKIKHKEKFTLFIGRESCPYCQKFAPKLAVAIQKCNKIVYYLDNDSSERKEITKFAHDLDVKTVPNLSNFVHGSKVNQLDKGSKASVEEILDFITKE, encoded by the coding sequence GTGAATAAGAAATTTCTCACCATTCTATTGTCAATTTCACTTCTTTTACTTGCTTTCCTTTTCCTTATTGTTAGAAAAAAGGAAGTAAACACTCCAACTACCTATAAAGAAGCTATCCAATATGTTCAGAAGGTATCTTTATCTGACATTCGGTCCAAAATTAAGCACAAGGAGAAGTTTACACTCTTTATAGGACGAGAATCTTGCCCGTACTGCCAAAAATTTGCTCCAAAGCTAGCTGTAGCCATTCAAAAATGTAATAAGATTGTTTATTATCTGGATAATGACTCATCTGAGCGAAAAGAAATTACAAAATTTGCCCATGACTTAGACGTCAAGACGGTCCCAAATCTTTCAAATTTTGTTCATGGTTCAAAAGTAAATCAATTAGATAAAGGTAGCAAAGCAAGTGTGGAAGAAATTTTGGATTTTATCACAAAAGAATAG
- the trxA gene encoding thioredoxin produces the protein MVKAITDATFEAETKEGLVLVDFWATWCGPCRMQAPILEKLSQELSEDELKILKMDVDENPETARAFGIMSIPTLLFKKDGQVVKQVAGVHTADQIKAIVAELS, from the coding sequence ATGGTAAAAGCAATTACAGACGCAACATTTGAAGCTGAAACAAAAGAAGGATTGGTCTTGGTAGACTTTTGGGCGACCTGGTGTGGTCCATGTCGCATGCAAGCCCCTATCCTAGAAAAATTATCCCAAGAACTTTCAGAAGATGAATTAAAAATCCTGAAAATGGATGTGGACGAAAATCCAGAAACGGCGCGTGCTTTCGGCATTATGTCCATCCCAACCTTGCTCTTTAAAAAAGATGGGCAAGTTGTCAAACAAGTAGCAGGTGTACACACAGCAGACCAAATCAAGGCCATTGTGGCTGAGTTGAGTTAA
- a CDS encoding DUF4649 family protein: protein MIEITYLDGAKQERVMHFDSYEEFERSQQTCLIGVADYYPVQKLTYNGHELDYHGTYGDVFFYLMKQDLDQYKN, encoded by the coding sequence ATGATTGAAATTACATATCTAGATGGTGCAAAACAAGAAAGAGTCATGCATTTTGATTCCTATGAAGAGTTTGAACGCTCCCAACAGACCTGCTTGATTGGTGTGGCGGATTACTATCCAGTACAAAAATTGACCTATAATGGTCACGAACTTGATTACCACGGAACTTACGGAGATGTCTTCTTCTATTTGATGAAGCAAGACCTCGATCAATACAAAAACTAA